Part of the Ziziphus jujuba cultivar Dongzao chromosome 8, ASM3175591v1 genome is shown below.
ttatttttatttttttatttccctctcttttttcatttcaaGAATTAACTCTGAAGTGAAAGGTTCTTCTACACTCTTTTTAAAAGCGTTTGAAGCTTCAACAGGAAAAGACAAGCAAatcctttaatttcaaaatagcCACGCGCGCTAACTGCAAGTGGGTAAAACAATTTCCTCAAAgacctctttctctttctctctctctatctgtcTGTCTTATTCTCTTCCCTCTCTGGTTTTTTCCTTATTAGACTATCTGTAACAGCTCAAAAACATCCCACGAGCTCTACACCTGCTGCATCTTCTACCTTCTCTTTTATCCTTATCTCTACTCTGCAACTTCCCACTCTTCAATTATTTCTCTCAcccattttctttgtttttaactttcctctccatttttcttttttctttctcatcaaACAAACAGAATAAACTcttcaaaatatacatatacatttcaTCAACTTTCTCTTATATCGATctttcttttaataataataataataataagttttaaGAATCCTTTCTCTTGTTTTGTATATGGCGCTTGAAACATGGTTGATCAAGGTAAAGACTGCTATATCGAACAAGTTCGATGTGGTAGTAAAATCTTCCGCACCCCATCCAAAACCTAAAAGGAAATGCAGCAGCGTCGGCGTTTTAGCCTTCGAGATCGCCGGCCTAATGTCAAAGCTTCTCCATCTATGGCAATCCTTATCTGACAAAAACATGATTCGGCTCCGAAACGATTCGATCTCACTCGAAGGAGTCCGAAAGATCATCTCCAACGACGAAGCTTTCCTTCTCGGCCTCGCCTGCGCCGAAATGGTGGAGAACCTCCGACTCCTTGCTAAATCGGTCTCGCGGATAAGCAAACGCTGCGACGACCCGAACCTCCAGTGTTTCGGCCAATTGTTCGAGGAATTCGCCAACTCAGGCCGAGACCCTCACGGCTTGGTTCTGAGCTGGAAAGAGATGGAGACCAAGATCAAGAAAATGGACCGATACGTCACCGTTACGGCCACGCTGTATAGAGAGATGGACGAGCTCTCAGTCATGGAAAGCGCGTTGAGAAAAGTAGTCAACATCAACAACGAACACGACTCGACAAAAGAACAGAAAATCGTCGATCTTCAGCAGAAGATTTTTTGGCAGAAACAAGAAGTGAAGTATATGAAGGACAGATCTCTGTGGAATCGAAGCTTCGATACGGTCACTTCTGTACTTGCCAGATCTATTTTCACCATTTTAGCCAGGACGAAGCTGGTTTTCGGTATAGGACAGCAACAATACCATCCTTCATCTTTACCCAGAAGTCTCTCGGCCTCGGCTACCGTTTACCCTTCCGATCAAAACCCTTCCACTCCATATCATTTTGTGTCAGGTCCGTTAAATTCCGCGAAAAcagaagaaaacaaagaatCAGCCATGGCTGCTGACGACGATGATAGTGGTTTTTTCGAGTCGAATTCGAAGATTTTAAAGCCTCCTCCGACTACCTTAGGTGCTGCAGCTTTGGCAATTCACTATGCCAATTTAATCATAGTGATGGAGAAGATGATAAAGTCGCCGCAATTGGTGGGCGTGGATGCACGGGACGATCTTTATTCTATGCTGCCTAGCAGTGTTCGATCATCGCTGAGGGCTAGATTGAAAGGCGTTGGATTCTCGGCCAGCGATCCGGTGCTCGCCGGAGAGTGGAGAGAGGCTTTGGGAAGGATCTTAGGTTGGTTATCTCCATTGGCACATAATATGATTAAGTGGCAGAGCGAGAGAAGCTTTGAGCAGCAAAACTTGGTGCCCAAAACCAATGTGTTGCTTCTGCAGACATTATATTTTGCAAACAAAGAGAAAACTGAAGCCGCCATTACTGAGTTGCTAGTTGGATTGAATTATATTTGGAGGTTCGAGAGGGAGATGACTGCTAAGGCATTGTTTGAATGCAATAACTTGAATGGTTTGCTCAATTTGCAGAGTTCTAGCTAgcttaaaaatttcaatatctaAGAGtttctgtttttaatttttaattttgttttccttttgtttttttgagttttaattttgattctGAGATCTTTATCATGGTTGATTTTGAATCGAACTAAGTTTCAGGTCTTTGagggtttattttgtatttaaccCCGATATGTATATGGTaatcaaatatatgtaaatgataTGATTTTTGAGTTAATATATAAACTGTGATAAACCACCAATGTGGCAATGCATAGATTTCCAATTATAATTCCATATCATGTGAAAATATTCgtgaataatatataattattactacTATATTtctaataacaaaaacaataataacattaatgttattattattcttaatacgtaatatattaataattaaaatcatgCTATTGCTATTGTATGGTAGCCCCAAAGAATCCAGATTGAGTTGCTTAGCAGTACATGTGAGGTGGTATAGTTgatattaataatttgaattttcagATATAAACTAACAGAACCAGTCAAATATAGAACGGGGTGGGTCCTATATAATTTGCAAGATATAGAAATGGAATATTAATGCATATAACACTTTTTTAGTGACTAATAATTAGAGGGAATTAAGACCAACCGCTACTTTTTCCCCTGTAGACCATGCAAATGAGAAAATTAAGGAAACTATCGGAATAATTGAAATGAAAATCGTGTCCTATACCAATGATGGGGCTGCAATAAGGGAACTTTGagcatatttcttttttttggggaaaaaaaaaaagatagtttGTTTAAAAGTTACAGAGAATTTTTCAGGAGCATATTAGAAACAGTTTTTCAAATCAACTTTGTCATGCATATGCAATTTAAAACCTATGAAaacctttgaattttttttttctttttttttcttttctcctttcttATGGATAAATGAAAGTTTTTTTGAATGGGTTTTCTTTAAATCTGTTCAAAAATTTTATCGACTAATCACTGAATATGTATCTATTACGcttcctaataaaatattaattttttaaaactattttgttgattttaagtttttttttatttaaaataatttatatctttatttttaatgatttatgaATAGCttaccaattaaattaatattatttaataatgaaaaaaaaaattattcaacttaTAGGAAGCAACTATACTCTGACTCACaattatgtttattaatttttaaaaaatttcaacattGTCTCTCTTTCCAACCAAATAGTCAAGACGctaacaaataaaaagtcaacactCAACGgttttaacataaatttaaaaactgtGTGTAAAAAGatgcaaatatataaattttatttttactccCAAAAACATTCAACAATAACAATTGGTACCAAATAGAAACAACAAATGAGGTCTCTTATGTTTGTTTAAACGTTTTCATCTATCAtactttctttttatctttgtaCACCCATCAATCATTAAACAGACCTTTGGAAAGATAGCAGAAAAGAGACGGTTTATACACAACAGAAAATGCTTTAAAATTTCTAAAGATccatagagaaaaataaataaatacgagAGGTTTTCCACATTCAACTGAATGTTAAATGTCTCAATTGGGCCCAGTAAGTTGaggaaataaagttttttttttttttgaaatgagGAATTAAATTTATGATTGGCTTCTTTAAACTAATCTCTGCGACTAGGATGATTTAAGCAAAAATTAAAGTCTCTGACTAGGAGATGACTCCCTTATTTATAATTCATTCCTCATTATCTTTGCCACATTGGCTACTCATATGGGCATGTAAAGGAAGCCGTACCTATGGCCCAGGTTGAGGAGAGGAACTAAACACCAAATCAAAGGCATAGAAACTAAATCATAGCGATAGATAGAGAGATTGGCAGGTTAAAGGGATCTTCAAGGCCCATAAAAAGTGGGAATTTTTCAATGAATTAAATGGCTTTATATTATGTAGATCCTTTGCCTCTGCCCTACTCAATTAAGAAACCGAATATATAAGCAAGAAACTTTGaacttaaacaaagaaaataattgctACTTTATGATTGTTGAGAATCAATACCATGGTAGTTAATAAATGCTCAACGACTGGTTGAGAATACTTACGCAAAAACTGTAAATTTCTAGGTGAGGAAGATCTTCATCCCcattagaaaactaaaagcAAATCATACTCAAAAATCTCTCCATGAGGAGATTTGGTCTCTGACCCCTGAATTCCTAAATTAAAGCTCAAAACCTGTATCCCACACGCCCAAGCAAAGTTGTGGATAATATATCCTCCACTTCAATAATAGTTTAATTTCCTCTACGATTGTTCAAGTTTTGGATGCTGGGACATCAACCATCTATTTCAgcttttaaatatgtgaaaacTGCTTTGAAGCTTGTCTTTTCTAAATgatgcttttattattattattattattattattattattatgatatggGTCTAAGATGGATTGTGGAAACAGTAATGGAAAGCAACCAAGAACAAAGCcccttttattttaagaaacgGTGGATGTGGATCATTTAATACAGCGTAAAATTTGGCCAACAAGCTTTTAAGGATATTGTATTTGCATCActagtatttatttataattttttttttcttttaaaaaatttgtttggtAGTTGAACAAATTAGatcttttaacattttttgtacctttcttttttaaatacaaaagcatgGCGAAGTTCTAAAACAgccttggaaaaaaaaaaaaaacattatgtattaactttttttattgaataaattagaaaaaagaagaCTTTAGCACTAGATCTTGAATTCAGAATTTGAGATTATTATCCCTGAGATGTGTCCCAAAGGGACAAttgcattaatattttttttttcttttgctataaTTACATTAATTGTTGTTGGAAACAATTGGTTTTTGATCATTTAAGCTTAAATTGATAGATCTATTTTTACATAATATCTTCTTCTATAAATAATTAGTTCACTTCAAATTTCCTCAGAAACATGAAAATACTTGAAACATTGTACCATTCATTTGGTAttgtacaaatataattttcatttaaaaatatatagaacagAGATTAAATGACATCCACTTAACaaggaaataattttttttcaaaccaaACATCTTTAATAAACTACTatatacaaaacaaaacaagataACTGTTTGTGAATAATATGTACaataaacataatttaattaatgttatttacataaaaaaatatttttaattaagagaCCAAATCTGATAAAACAGATAAAAGTTGGTTGGCGACCCTGATCACACTACTCACTGgtctcattaaaaaaataaaataaaataatcctaAATTTAGGCTTCCAAGCTCAGTATCTAAATCAAATTCTCTGCAATTTATCGGCCTTGCAAACTGGATTGTTCTTGACCAGAAGATTTCGCTCTTTGGTCTTGTAATCAGCTTCACAAGAATGCTCTTCTGCATACCGGTGCTTCCCACAGAACAAACCACCGCACCGGCACCGGAAACCCATTAATCCAACCTTTCTGTTGCAGCTTTTGCACCTGTTTTTCACACAACTCGAAACTGATTCCGAACTTTGAGTAGTTTCAGTTTCAGAACTCAAAGATACACCAATGGCTGAAGCTAAATGAGAAGTAGAAATTGGCTGATTTGAGTCGGCAAGGGGTTGTTTGTCAATTGTAGCTTCTTCCTTGACTGATGAGTTAACGACGTTTTCTTTAAGATAATCCGAGTAGCACTTGGAACAGAGATTCCGATTGGCCATGGAACCGTAGAAGCCACAGCCATTTGCGCAGAGTGGAGGATCCATGTCAATGTGGGTTACCAACTTGGTTTCTTGAAATACAAGGAAGTAGAGTAAGGAGAGAATTTAGATAATGTTGACGACTTGGAaaggttatatatattattatatatacttttttgaaTGAATTGACGGTTTGGAAAGGTTATATAATAGAAGAGTATTGGATTTGTAGTAGTAGTCAATTTCCAAGAATAATTAGGGGTGAAGGATCTAGATCTTTTAGACTTTTATCCCTGTATTACTAGTGATACACTGCCACctcattaaataataataataataataacaaagaggaaaaataagctaaaaagcttaaaaagaaaaaaaaaattatttggcaATTTCGTGGCTATCCAAAAAGATTTACTTTCCCAaattaatatgtaattaaatGCCATCAATTAAATTGCCACGTCAACAATGATCTCATTGATATTGAAAGTCATCTGATAAAAGTAACCGTTTTTTTGGATCTCCATCCAGGAGTGAAAGTCCAATTATAATAGCAAATTCAATTCTAATACTAATACCACTTTCAACTTTTACTCTtagtcaaataataataataataataataataatcaagaagaaggaaataaagaaaCTTCTTCACACTTTTACACGGCATAGAACAACGACATTGCAATTCTCCATTCTATATATGGAATAAACTAAGGCTGAAGGTTTTTTTTCCCAGGTGTTCAAGTTACACCCAACAAAGAAAGAGATAGAGCAGGTTAGCCTAATCACTTTAAAGATGGAGCAGTTGGCATAAAAAAGAGTTAGTTGCAACTTCTCTGATCCACTTCCTTGCCCTCTTTATAAAGGAACGAATGACAGCAACAAAATTGCATCAAATCCAAAATGGTACTGAAGGCATTGATAGTAAACTCAAACAAGAAGCAGGTTAGAGAACCACCTTCAGTTCCATTTCTCTGGGAAGAAAAGCCGGGCATACCCAAAAAGGACTGGAAACCAGGAGTTTCTTCAGTAAGTTCAGTTCCAATCCCTCCAGTCAAGCTTATTGCCTCGGTCCCATTCGAATGGGAAGAAAAGCCAGGAACACCACTACCCATTTTCTCACAACAGCCAT
Proteins encoded:
- the LOC107414263 gene encoding protein PSK SIMULATOR 1, producing the protein MALETWLIKVKTAISNKFDVVVKSSAPHPKPKRKCSSVGVLAFEIAGLMSKLLHLWQSLSDKNMIRLRNDSISLEGVRKIISNDEAFLLGLACAEMVENLRLLAKSVSRISKRCDDPNLQCFGQLFEEFANSGRDPHGLVLSWKEMETKIKKMDRYVTVTATLYREMDELSVMESALRKVVNINNEHDSTKEQKIVDLQQKIFWQKQEVKYMKDRSLWNRSFDTVTSVLARSIFTILARTKLVFGIGQQQYHPSSLPRSLSASATVYPSDQNPSTPYHFVSGPLNSAKTEENKESAMAADDDDSGFFESNSKILKPPPTTLGAAALAIHYANLIIVMEKMIKSPQLVGVDARDDLYSMLPSSVRSSLRARLKGVGFSASDPVLAGEWREALGRILGWLSPLAHNMIKWQSERSFEQQNLVPKTNVLLLQTLYFANKEKTEAAITELLVGLNYIWRFEREMTAKALFECNNLNGLLNLQSSS
- the LOC107414248 gene encoding zinc finger A20 and AN1 domain-containing stress-associated protein 1, whose amino-acid sequence is MDPPLCANGCGFYGSMANRNLCSKCYSDYLKENVVNSSVKEEATIDKQPLADSNQPISTSHLASAIGVSLSSETETTQSSESVSSCVKNRCKSCNRKVGLMGFRCRCGGLFCGKHRYAEEHSCEADYKTKERNLLVKNNPVCKADKLQRI